Proteins from a single region of Shinella zoogloeoides:
- a CDS encoding 2Fe-2S iron-sulfur cluster-binding protein, with protein MSKLTIVAFDGTRHELDVANGSTVMENAVRNSVPGIEAECGGACACATCHVYVDDAWSATVGPPEAMEEDMLDFAYEVRPTSRLSCQIKMSDALDGLVVHVPERQA; from the coding sequence ATGAGCAAACTCACCATCGTCGCCTTCGACGGCACCCGCCACGAACTGGATGTCGCCAACGGCTCCACGGTCATGGAAAACGCGGTGCGCAACTCCGTGCCGGGCATCGAAGCCGAATGCGGCGGCGCCTGCGCCTGCGCGACCTGTCATGTCTATGTCGACGACGCCTGGAGCGCGACCGTCGGCCCGCCGGAAGCGATGGAAGAGGACATGTTGGACTTCGCCTACGAGGTTCGCCCCACCTCGCGTCTTTCCTGTCAGATCAAGATGTCGGATGCGCTCGACGGGCTCGTGGTCCACGTGCCGGAACGCCAGGCCTGA
- a CDS encoding Hpt domain-containing protein, which yields MAALNIAFEAPDNAGGACPAKGRPIDLVHLARQTMGDKALELEVLQMFARHARESMKELAATEGEARAAAAHRLKGSAQSVGAVAISKAAGALEDDPADAAALAGVTAAVVDAENFILKLCR from the coding sequence ATGGCAGCGCTCAACATCGCATTCGAAGCGCCCGACAATGCAGGCGGCGCCTGTCCCGCAAAGGGACGGCCGATCGATCTGGTACACCTTGCGCGCCAGACCATGGGCGACAAGGCGCTTGAACTCGAAGTGTTGCAGATGTTCGCGCGGCATGCCCGCGAAAGCATGAAGGAACTGGCGGCCACCGAGGGCGAGGCCCGCGCCGCTGCCGCTCATCGCCTGAAAGGCTCGGCCCAGTCCGTCGGCGCGGTCGCGATCAGCAAGGCGGCCGGTGCGCTGGAGGACGACCCGGCGGATGCCGCCGCGCTTGCCGGCGTCACGGCGGCTGTCGTGGATGCGGAAAATTTCATCCTGAAACTCTGCCGCTGA
- a CDS encoding apolipoprotein A-IV repeat region-like domain-containing protein, with the protein MATNKSTESIDEKAFQALEEALKIDFDDLVPETPPKKDASEARVSEPASRIPNKTQEKPAGQPASGETPRSLNPEPAPKAPAFTPANDGARKTPAAILKSLDMRSSRGPIRMAILASVLWVIGGLGVANLLYAPQIWQIRSVANLVALPGAIGMLVAILMPIMLFFAFAVMIARAHELRSAARSMAEVALRLSEPETVASDRIMSVGQAVRREVSAMNEGIERTIARATELETLVHSEVNALERSYSDNEMRVRTLVQELGSEREAIVSHAERIRSSISGAHEQLKDELASAGDSITARIATSGEAFASMLDTRAALLMEQSDSATQTIGAMLSARTDSLLSTLSSSGVALANEFDNRLDLLTKSLDSRGRDLLQQFETRASSLDTNTEKLNAALNERAKQLNETLIARTREISESLSIGQQAVTGGLDHVLQSMNAALDEKGAQFRQSLKNAADDTVMDLDLRSGFFDERMQATVGQIASAFDQRVEEFAQAFDQRAGSLDSKLMESLARINETVASGHDSIDGILTSSIDRLGNTLTDQSFALATTLATSQEVLEHAVSGHADAISNAVGGAHERMGAILTEKSAALLGGLADVQNRIESGFGVRAEALAESVSGSERRLVEALDSRGTAIATDIQAAQARMEEALGARADEITSTIAASHNRLDSALTERTAALSAMLNETGSQLEESVGTAANRVETALTGAARQIDEVITGRTANLASVLSNSAGSMQSAIDFAANRVESVLTEGSQQLGGVLHGQAAEFADAFSGRAAGIAEALSGRASELAGSLVSTHEQIRATLDDRINAINVAIAEGRNQLTETLNDQATSIGTSIATSAGMLEMSLEQHEEALRRTIDGSAALLDQRVRESAGAVAERLGETTAQIAEAANAFGTRMEQTVDSVASRFDTTGSKLEENLGKLEARIEHSVEHVSGIVDTAASRISDTLSERLTEIDRVGSDVSLRVSDALSRPIAEVDRIGDETTARIAAALAGRVGDIERISANAADRIEGALSGRLDDIERVSAAAADRIEGTLSSRLGDIERVTGNAAERIDGTLANRAGQIERLAEEAAERIDGALANRTSHIARVTGEAAERIDGTLASRAGDIERLSGEAADRIAATIDEKTGRIEERLGTMDRALTIGLDSVNRTIDGKAAGLAQTLRDAVSQAAQDMDAEAIRSAQSLAKTGEEFASLSTSLRGAVSRAAQEMGVEAQRAAENIAKTGEEFAENLSARNEAFTRAVEETTSSAVARFAETEGRLASQAQSLHTGLGDAEKALEARGASIRSALDDRTRELNSMLASRTEELSRLINEEARPVIEDYAAAGREAADRITGVARDSAERLRNENAALINAISARTADTLAAISARTEEAAGAMQAIETGLQANVESLIARLSDSNGAIAGMVDAASQTLGAIDGRLTSTAERFSTSAERASDMVATTSRLLEGKVDRLSDISAGTLSQIGGIVGRFEDHSKILSQASDLLAAAQSNLVSTLEERQDALRSLSIGLVQRSEEIEKTMQSLEGMVEGAFSRAEERSNLIAGNLRGGIQSSFAEVGRILGETEKRAEVAATTLRDQLVKAGEEAGQSVEGAFVRAEERTKEVASRLRGSVGASLSDVDRLLSESGQKSETATAAMRDAMREAVEEAIGKFSGATEEIRRAAGEIRKELDQTRGELKRSAFDLPEEAKENAAQMRRAVSEQIKALQDLSDIIGKSSSALEVSRPVAQAAAAQVAQAIQPVQQQPRIEPRREEQTPLRGSLGLERAAAATVPQRTQPVPAEAEAKAAGEGGWMRDLLRGAVSREEAQFGQPRSEGQAARPADNRNPRHVVESLNSLSVDIARAIDHDASVDLWRRYQRGERDVFTRRLYTLKGQQTFDEIKRKYEREPEFRTAVDRYISDFEKLLADVARNDRDKVMTQTYLTSDTGKVYTMLAHAAGRFN; encoded by the coding sequence ATGGCGACGAACAAGTCCACCGAGTCGATCGACGAGAAGGCCTTCCAGGCCCTTGAAGAAGCACTGAAAATCGACTTCGACGATCTGGTGCCGGAAACGCCTCCCAAGAAGGATGCTTCGGAGGCCCGCGTGTCTGAGCCAGCAAGCCGCATTCCAAACAAGACGCAGGAAAAGCCGGCCGGCCAGCCCGCATCCGGCGAGACCCCGCGCAGCCTGAACCCGGAACCCGCCCCCAAGGCGCCGGCCTTCACCCCGGCCAATGACGGCGCGCGCAAGACGCCGGCGGCGATCCTGAAATCGCTCGACATGCGCTCCTCGCGCGGCCCCATCCGCATGGCGATCCTCGCCTCCGTTCTCTGGGTCATCGGCGGCCTCGGCGTCGCGAACCTGCTTTATGCGCCGCAGATCTGGCAGATCCGCTCGGTGGCGAACCTTGTCGCCCTGCCTGGCGCCATCGGCATGCTCGTCGCCATCCTCATGCCCATCATGCTCTTCTTCGCCTTCGCGGTGATGATCGCGCGCGCCCATGAACTGCGCAGCGCCGCCCGCTCCATGGCCGAAGTCGCCCTGCGCCTTTCCGAGCCGGAGACCGTCGCCAGCGACCGCATCATGTCGGTCGGCCAGGCCGTTCGCCGCGAAGTCTCGGCCATGAACGAAGGCATCGAGCGCACCATCGCCCGCGCCACCGAACTCGAGACCCTCGTGCATTCGGAAGTCAACGCGCTGGAACGCAGCTATTCCGACAACGAGATGCGCGTGCGCACGCTCGTTCAGGAACTCGGCTCCGAGCGCGAGGCGATCGTCAGCCATGCCGAGCGCATCCGCTCTTCCATTTCCGGCGCGCATGAACAGCTCAAGGACGAGCTGGCGAGTGCCGGCGACAGCATCACCGCGCGCATCGCGACCTCGGGCGAGGCCTTCGCCTCCATGCTCGACACGCGCGCCGCCTTGCTGATGGAACAGTCCGACAGCGCGACGCAGACCATCGGCGCCATGCTTTCGGCCCGCACCGACAGCCTGCTCTCCACGCTCAGCTCCTCGGGCGTGGCGCTCGCCAACGAATTCGACAACCGTCTCGATCTCCTGACCAAGAGCCTCGATTCCCGCGGCCGCGACCTGCTTCAGCAGTTCGAGACGCGCGCCTCCTCGCTCGACACCAACACGGAAAAGCTGAACGCGGCGCTCAACGAACGCGCCAAGCAGCTCAACGAGACGCTGATCGCCCGCACCCGCGAGATCAGCGAAAGCCTGTCCATCGGCCAGCAGGCCGTGACCGGCGGGCTCGATCATGTGCTCCAGTCGATGAACGCCGCGCTCGACGAAAAGGGCGCGCAGTTCCGCCAGAGCCTCAAGAACGCCGCCGACGACACGGTCATGGACCTCGACCTGCGCTCCGGCTTCTTCGACGAACGCATGCAGGCCACCGTCGGCCAGATCGCCAGCGCCTTCGACCAGCGCGTGGAAGAGTTCGCGCAGGCCTTCGACCAGCGCGCCGGCTCGCTCGACTCCAAGCTGATGGAGAGCCTTGCCCGCATCAACGAAACGGTCGCCAGCGGCCATGACTCGATCGACGGCATCCTGACCTCCAGCATCGACCGCCTCGGCAACACGCTCACCGACCAGTCCTTCGCGCTGGCGACGACGCTCGCCACCAGCCAGGAAGTGCTGGAACACGCCGTTTCCGGCCATGCCGATGCGATCAGCAACGCCGTTGGCGGCGCGCATGAGCGCATGGGTGCGATCCTGACCGAAAAGTCCGCAGCCCTGCTCGGCGGCCTCGCCGATGTCCAGAACCGCATCGAAAGCGGCTTTGGCGTGCGGGCGGAAGCCCTGGCGGAAAGCGTTTCCGGCAGCGAGCGCCGTCTGGTGGAAGCGCTGGATTCGCGCGGCACGGCCATCGCCACCGATATTCAGGCCGCACAGGCCCGCATGGAAGAAGCGCTCGGCGCCCGCGCCGACGAGATCACCTCCACCATCGCGGCCAGCCACAACCGCCTCGACAGCGCGCTCACCGAGCGCACCGCCGCCCTTTCGGCCATGCTGAACGAGACCGGCAGCCAGCTCGAAGAGTCGGTCGGCACGGCGGCGAACCGCGTCGAGACCGCGCTGACGGGTGCCGCCCGCCAGATCGATGAGGTCATCACCGGCCGCACGGCCAACCTTGCCTCGGTGCTTTCCAACAGCGCCGGCTCCATGCAGTCGGCCATCGATTTCGCCGCCAACCGCGTCGAAAGCGTGCTGACCGAAGGCAGCCAGCAGCTTGGCGGCGTCCTGCACGGCCAGGCCGCCGAATTCGCCGACGCCTTCTCCGGCCGCGCCGCCGGCATCGCCGAAGCCCTGTCCGGCCGCGCCTCGGAGCTTGCCGGCTCGCTCGTCTCCACCCATGAGCAGATCCGCGCGACGCTCGACGACCGCATCAACGCGATCAACGTCGCCATCGCCGAAGGCCGCAACCAGCTTACCGAAACGCTCAACGATCAGGCGACCTCCATCGGCACCTCGATCGCCACCAGCGCCGGCATGCTGGAAATGTCGCTGGAGCAGCACGAGGAAGCCCTTCGCCGCACCATCGACGGCAGCGCCGCCCTTCTCGATCAGCGCGTGCGCGAAAGCGCCGGGGCCGTGGCCGAGCGCCTCGGCGAGACCACCGCGCAGATCGCGGAAGCGGCAAACGCCTTCGGCACGCGCATGGAACAGACCGTCGACAGCGTCGCGAGCCGCTTCGACACGACGGGCAGCAAGCTGGAAGAAAACCTCGGCAAGCTGGAAGCCCGTATCGAGCACAGCGTCGAGCATGTCTCCGGCATCGTCGACACCGCCGCCTCGCGCATTTCCGACACGCTTTCCGAGCGCCTGACCGAAATCGACCGCGTGGGCAGCGACGTGTCGCTGCGCGTCTCCGACGCCCTCTCCCGCCCGATCGCCGAAGTCGACCGCATCGGCGACGAGACGACCGCCCGCATCGCGGCGGCGCTTGCCGGCCGTGTCGGCGATATCGAGCGCATTAGCGCGAATGCCGCCGACCGTATCGAAGGCGCGCTTTCCGGCCGTCTGGACGATATCGAACGCGTCAGCGCCGCCGCGGCGGATCGCATCGAAGGCACGCTGTCCAGCCGCCTTGGCGATATCGAGCGGGTAACCGGCAATGCCGCCGAGCGCATCGACGGCACCCTCGCCAACCGCGCCGGCCAGATCGAACGTCTTGCCGAAGAAGCGGCCGAACGTATCGATGGCGCTCTTGCGAACCGCACCAGCCATATCGCCCGCGTCACCGGGGAAGCCGCCGAGCGCATCGACGGCACGCTTGCCAGCCGCGCCGGCGACATCGAGCGCCTTTCCGGCGAGGCCGCCGACCGTATCGCCGCGACCATCGACGAGAAGACCGGCCGCATCGAGGAACGCCTCGGCACGATGGACCGGGCGCTCACCATCGGTCTCGACAGCGTGAACCGCACCATCGACGGCAAGGCCGCCGGCCTTGCCCAGACGCTGCGCGACGCCGTCTCGCAGGCCGCCCAGGACATGGACGCCGAGGCGATCCGCTCGGCCCAGTCGCTCGCCAAGACCGGCGAGGAATTCGCCAGCCTCTCCACCTCCCTGCGCGGCGCGGTTTCCCGCGCGGCCCAGGAAATGGGTGTCGAAGCCCAGCGCGCCGCCGAGAACATCGCCAAGACCGGCGAGGAATTCGCGGAGAACCTGTCGGCCCGCAACGAAGCCTTCACCCGCGCCGTCGAGGAGACCACCTCCTCCGCCGTCGCCCGCTTCGCGGAGACGGAAGGCCGCCTCGCCAGCCAGGCGCAGTCCCTGCACACCGGCCTCGGCGATGCCGAGAAAGCGCTGGAAGCGCGCGGCGCTTCCATCCGCTCGGCCCTCGACGACCGCACGCGCGAACTCAACTCCATGCTGGCCAGCCGCACGGAAGAACTGTCGCGCCTCATCAACGAGGAAGCCCGCCCGGTCATCGAGGACTACGCCGCCGCCGGCCGCGAAGCCGCCGACCGCATCACCGGCGTCGCCCGCGACAGCGCCGAACGCCTGCGCAACGAGAACGCCGCGCTCATCAACGCGATCTCCGCCCGCACGGCCGACACGCTCGCCGCCATTTCCGCCCGCACGGAGGAAGCCGCCGGCGCGATGCAGGCCATCGAAACCGGCCTGCAGGCCAATGTCGAAAGCTTGATCGCCCGCCTTTCGGACAGCAACGGCGCGATTGCCGGCATGGTCGATGCGGCGAGCCAAACGCTCGGCGCCATCGACGGCCGCCTGACCTCGACGGCCGAGCGCTTCTCCACTTCCGCCGAGCGCGCCTCCGACATGGTCGCGACCACCTCGCGCCTGCTGGAAGGCAAGGTCGACCGCCTCTCCGACATCTCCGCCGGCACGCTCTCGCAGATCGGCGGCATCGTCGGCCGCTTCGAGGACCACTCGAAGATCCTGTCGCAGGCCTCCGACCTCCTCGCCGCCGCCCAGTCGAACCTCGTTTCGACGCTGGAAGAGCGGCAGGACGCGCTGCGTTCGCTCTCCATCGGCCTCGTCCAGCGTTCGGAAGAGATCGAGAAGACCATGCAGTCGCTGGAAGGCATGGTCGAAGGCGCCTTCAGCCGCGCCGAAGAGCGTTCGAACCTGATCGCCGGCAACCTGCGCGGCGGCATCCAGTCGTCCTTCGCCGAAGTCGGCCGCATTCTCGGCGAGACCGAGAAGCGCGCGGAAGTCGCGGCCACGACGCTGCGCGACCAGCTCGTCAAGGCCGGCGAGGAAGCGGGCCAGTCCGTCGAGGGCGCCTTCGTGCGCGCCGAAGAGCGGACCAAGGAAGTGGCGAGCCGCCTGCGCGGCAGCGTCGGCGCCTCGCTCTCCGATGTCGACCGCCTGCTTTCCGAATCCGGCCAGAAGTCCGAAACCGCCACCGCCGCCATGCGCGATGCGATGCGCGAGGCCGTCGAGGAAGCCATCGGCAAGTTCTCCGGCGCGACCGAGGAAATCCGCCGCGCCGCCGGCGAGATCCGCAAGGAACTCGACCAGACGCGCGGCGAACTGAAGCGCAGCGCCTTCGACCTGCCGGAAGAAGCCAAGGAAAACGCCGCCCAGATGCGCCGCGCCGTCAGCGAGCAGATCAAGGCCCTTCAGGACCTCTCCGACATCATCGGCAAGTCCTCGTCGGCGCTGGAAGTCTCCCGCCCCGTCGCGCAGGCCGCCGCAGCACAGGTCGCCCAGGCGATCCAGCCGGTGCAGCAGCAGCCCCGCATCGAACCGCGCCGCGAGGAGCAGACGCCGCTGCGCGGCAGCCTCGGCCTCGAGCGTGCGGCCGCCGCCACCGTGCCGCAGCGCACGCAGCCTGTGCCCGCCGAGGCCGAAGCCAAGGCGGCCGGCGAAGGCGGCTGGATGCGCGACCTCCTGCGCGGCGCAGTTTCGCGTGAGGAAGCCCAATTCGGTCAGCCGCGCAGCGAAGGCCAGGCTGCCCGCCCGGCCGACAACCGCAACCCCCGCCACGTCGTCGAATCGCTGAACTCGCTGTCCGTCGATATCGCCCGCGCCATCGATCACGATGCCTCGGTCGACCTGTGGCGCCGCTACCAGCGCGGCGAGCGCGACGTCTTCACACGCCGCCTCTACACGCTGAAGGGCCAGCAGACCTTCGACGAGATCAAGCGCAAATACGAGCGTGAGCCGGAGTTCCGCACCGCCGTCGACCGCTACATCTCGGACTTCGAGAAGCTGCTCGCCGACGTTGCCCGCAACGACCGCGACAAGGTGATGACGCAGACCTACCTCACGTCGGATACCGGCAAGGTCTACACCATGCTGGCCCATGCCGCCGGCCGCTTCAACTGA